From the Paenibacillus sp. R14(2021) genome, the window TTTCATGGAGCTAGGCCACTGTATGCGGCATATGCGAAGGGTCCGCAACATATACAGGCGGCGGCATGAAACCATGATCAAAGCGATTAACGCCAGCGGTTTAACCAAAAGGTTAACATTGTCCGAGATTGAAACGGGTTCACATATGCTGCTGGAAGCCGATCCGTCGTTCGACGAACGAAAAGTGACATCGGAGCTGCTGCGTAGAGGCGTTCGCGTGTATCCGCTAAGTCTTTACTGCATCGAAAGCACCAGAAAGGGCTGGGTACTGGGATTCGCCAAAGTGGACGAAAGGTCGATCGAAGAGGGAATCGCGCATCTCGCGGACGTATGTTTACGCTCGTGACGGCGGCTACAGGATAATATATCGGCTTTTGGTATGCTTGTATACGTCCAAATAAGCCGTTTTACAACAGTCCATATTTGGAGTGAGACCTGTCCATGTTCAGCGATGCTGAAGAGGAGCTGTTAGCAGCTATTTCAAGCGATTTACTGCCTATGCGGCAAGCAGGTGCACCAATTTTTACCCATTGACGATTCTGGTTTCTGCCCTGTAACATTCGTCAGCGTAGTCACCGCCGATGCGTATCGCTGCAGATTTACGCCATGGCATTACAGATGGCTGCACTAGTCGACTAGTCCAGTAAAACTTAAACTTAGAAACAGGGAGACAAATAAGATGACACAAACAACTACTCAAGCAACTGCGATTCGCCCGTTCCACGTGAACGTTCCGGAAGAAGAAATTAACGAACTGAAACGCCGCATTAACGCAACCAGATGGCCGGATAAAGAAACGGTCTCGGACCGGTCGCAAGGCACGACGCTTGGAACGATGCAAGAGGTTGCTCGTTACTGGGCGAACGAATACGACTGGCGCAAAGTCGAAGCGAAAATAAACTCTTATCCGCATTTCCTTACCGAGATCGACGGTCTCGACATTCATTTCATTCATGTTCGTTCGAAGCATGAGAATGCGTTGCCAACGCTTATTGCTCACGGCTGGCCGGGTTCGATCGTCGAGCAATTGAAGCTGATCGAGCCGCTGACGAATCCGACGGCGCACGGCGGAACCGAAGCGGATGCTTTCCACGTCGTCATTCCGTCGATGCCTGGCTACGGGTATTCGGGCAAGCCGACCGCGAAAGGCTGGGGTCCTAAGCGGATCGCGCGCGCTTATGGCGAGCTGATGACTCGTCTTGGTTACGACAAATACGTAGCGCAGGGCGGCGACTGGGGCTCAATCGTCATCGACATGATGGGCGTGCAAGAGCCTAAAGGATTGATCGGTCTGCATACGAATATGGCGGGCGTCATTCCAGCCGACGTGGATGCCGCGCTCTGGTCCGGTAGCCCGGCGCCATCCGGTCTCTCGGAGGAAGAGAAGAAAGCGTTCGAGCAAGTTCGCGAAAATAAATTCTATTACGCCTTCATCATGGGAGACCGCCCGCAGTCGTTGACGGCACTTGCGGATTCGCCTGTCGGTTTGGCCGCCTTCATGATGGACCACGACTATAAGAGCCTAGCTATGAAATCTAGATCTTTTGCCGGTGTCAACGAAGGTCTATCGCGCGATGACGTTCTCGATAACATCTCGCATTTCTGGTTCACGAACTCTGCGATTTCCGCGGCTCGTCTCTACGGAGAGAACGATGTTTCCTTCTTCGCCGTCAAAGGCGTCAAACTCCCGGTTGGCGTCAGCGTATTCCCGGACGAGCTTTATGAAGCACCGAAGAGTTGGACAGAGAAGGCATATCCGAACCTGGTCCACTACAACAAGCTGCCTAAAGGCGGACACTTCGCGGGTTGGGAGCAGCCGGAGCACATCGTTTCCGAAGTTCGCGCGACGTTCAAGTCGCTGCGCTAATTCTCGGATCCATTTGAAAGTTCACGGGCTATCGTTTCTTGTCAAGATGCCCATTTCCAAGAAGAGAGGTCCAAGCGTGGACCTCTCTTCTTATATTTTGGTAATTTTTTAGAGTAAAACCATTTACATAAGAACATACATTCGGTATTCTATTGATGGATTTCCAGATGGAGGAGGAGATTGGTCTTGCATGTAAGCGCGGACATCGAAGTGAATCCCTTTGAAAATGTGAATCAATATGTCCTAGATATTAAGAATCAGACTT encodes:
- a CDS encoding epoxide hydrolase family protein is translated as MTQTTTQATAIRPFHVNVPEEEINELKRRINATRWPDKETVSDRSQGTTLGTMQEVARYWANEYDWRKVEAKINSYPHFLTEIDGLDIHFIHVRSKHENALPTLIAHGWPGSIVEQLKLIEPLTNPTAHGGTEADAFHVVIPSMPGYGYSGKPTAKGWGPKRIARAYGELMTRLGYDKYVAQGGDWGSIVIDMMGVQEPKGLIGLHTNMAGVIPADVDAALWSGSPAPSGLSEEEKKAFEQVRENKFYYAFIMGDRPQSLTALADSPVGLAAFMMDHDYKSLAMKSRSFAGVNEGLSRDDVLDNISHFWFTNSAISAARLYGENDVSFFAVKGVKLPVGVSVFPDELYEAPKSWTEKAYPNLVHYNKLPKGGHFAGWEQPEHIVSEVRATFKSLR